A portion of the Algimonas porphyrae genome contains these proteins:
- a CDS encoding SDR family NAD(P)-dependent oxidoreductase, protein MTASAGEKRLAGKTAVITGSGRRGGLGEAIARRLAEDGANIVISDIGRQRDAATGEAHIGTTDEMESIAQELRGLGVGVSTQTCDVRSLEEVRALARHAAAEHGSLDIWINNAGIGYIMKPLLEVTEDDWRAVIDVNLSGAFFGVKAAAEQMVEQGKGGRIVNIASQAAKSGFPHAQAYTSSKHGLVGLVRSAATELGSHGITVNNVCPNHVTTGLGAWQNEYFAEVTGADSVEDYLKAMAARIPMGRPGLPEDTANAVAWLCTDDAKYITAESMNVSGGEEPH, encoded by the coding sequence ATGACCGCTTCCGCAGGAGAAAAAAGACTCGCTGGCAAAACCGCCGTCATCACCGGCTCTGGCCGTCGCGGCGGGCTCGGCGAAGCCATTGCCAGGCGACTGGCCGAAGACGGCGCGAATATCGTGATCTCCGATATTGGACGCCAACGCGACGCGGCCACCGGCGAAGCCCATATCGGGACGACGGACGAGATGGAAAGCATTGCTCAGGAACTGCGCGGTCTCGGCGTCGGAGTCAGTACGCAGACCTGCGACGTGCGCTCGCTTGAAGAAGTCCGCGCGCTCGCAAGACATGCGGCGGCTGAGCATGGCTCGCTCGATATCTGGATCAATAATGCCGGGATCGGCTATATCATGAAGCCGCTGCTGGAGGTCACGGAAGATGACTGGCGCGCCGTGATCGATGTGAACCTGTCCGGCGCCTTCTTCGGCGTGAAGGCGGCGGCGGAACAGATGGTCGAACAGGGCAAAGGCGGACGGATCGTCAATATTGCATCTCAGGCGGCCAAGTCCGGCTTTCCCCATGCGCAGGCCTATACATCGTCCAAACACGGTCTTGTCGGGCTGGTGCGATCCGCGGCGACGGAACTGGGCAGCCACGGCATCACGGTCAATAATGTGTGCCCGAACCACGTCACCACCGGATTGGGTGCCTGGCAGAACGAATATTTTGCAGAAGTCACGGGTGCTGACAGCGTCGAGGACTATCTCAAGGCCATGGCTGCGCGCATTCCCATGGGCCGCCCCGGCCTGCCCGAAGACACGGCCAACGCCGTCGCCTGGCTCTGCACGGACGATGCGAAATACATCACCGCAGAGAGCATGAATGTGTCAGGCGGCGAGGAGCCGCATTAG
- a CDS encoding DUF3995 domain-containing protein — MRLARTIGKTLFVVLSLIALLHVYWGFGGLWPTDNVRELIDLVIGDTRFEQMPPIWMTLIVACLIAAAGWVALEKSGVTSFFPKRLISLATWCLILVFALRGLSTYAFVSGLRETSPYASQAFQRYDAILYAPLCLLIAAGFLFLATRKTR; from the coding sequence ATGCGCTTGGCCCGAACGATCGGCAAAACCCTGTTCGTCGTGCTCAGCCTGATCGCGCTGCTGCATGTCTATTGGGGTTTCGGGGGGCTCTGGCCCACAGATAATGTTCGTGAGCTGATCGATCTCGTCATTGGTGATACGCGCTTTGAACAGATGCCGCCGATATGGATGACCCTGATTGTGGCCTGTCTCATAGCCGCCGCCGGGTGGGTTGCTCTTGAAAAATCCGGAGTCACATCCTTTTTTCCGAAGCGTCTGATAAGCCTCGCGACGTGGTGTCTCATCCTGGTGTTTGCTTTGCGCGGTCTGTCTACCTACGCATTCGTTTCCGGATTACGCGAGACCTCGCCGTATGCGTCGCAAGCGTTTCAGAGATATGATGCCATACTATACGCGCCCTTATGCCTGCTGATTGCCGCAGGCTTTCTGTTTCTCGCGACACGAAAGACACGCTGA
- the folK gene encoding 2-amino-4-hydroxy-6-hydroxymethyldihydropteridine diphosphokinase has protein sequence MKNMNRAYIAFGANLSNPRETLMRCVEALAEAGVIVDRLSNLCQSCAWPPGQDAPDYLNAVMAVQTGLSPEQLMHLLLRIETALGRVRSVQNAPRVCDLDLIDYASRISDDPDCRLPHPRMSNRAFVLLPLAEVADPSWRHPRSGATLAALIDALP, from the coding sequence ATGAAAAATATGAATCGCGCCTATATCGCTTTCGGAGCGAACTTGTCCAATCCGCGCGAAACATTGATGCGCTGCGTGGAAGCGCTGGCAGAGGCTGGCGTGATCGTGGACCGCCTGTCCAATCTCTGCCAGAGTTGCGCCTGGCCGCCGGGTCAGGACGCACCCGATTATCTCAACGCCGTAATGGCTGTGCAGACCGGTCTGAGCCCAGAGCAGCTCATGCATCTTTTATTGCGTATCGAAACGGCGCTCGGTCGCGTCCGCAGCGTCCAGAATGCGCCGCGCGTGTGCGACCTTGATCTAATCGATTATGCAAGTCGCATAAGCGATGACCCCGATTGCCGCCTTCCGCATCCGCGCATGTCCAACCGTGCATTCGTCCTCCTCCCACTCGCCGAGGTCGCAGACCCGTCGTGGCGTCACCCGCGCAGCGGCGCGACCTTGGCCGCATTGATCGACGCTCTGCCATAA
- a CDS encoding NYN domain-containing protein, with product MTFHPDEKLAIFIDGANFYSTAKSLDFDIDYKNLLNYFSAKGRMIKAFYFTALRENDDFSPLRPLLDWLDYNGFHIITKKAKSFTDRDGRTRFKGDMDVEIVVKMLELALHVDHMLLFSGDGDFRSAVEAVQKLGVRVSVVSSLAIKPTLLADELRRQADHFIEIDDLEREVGRPKRERPDYGDDDDDFGYD from the coding sequence ATGACATTTCACCCGGACGAAAAACTCGCCATCTTCATTGATGGGGCGAATTTCTATTCCACGGCCAAGTCTCTGGACTTCGATATCGATTACAAGAACCTGCTCAACTATTTCAGCGCCAAAGGCCGCATGATCAAGGCGTTCTATTTCACCGCCTTGCGTGAAAATGACGATTTCTCACCGCTGCGGCCCCTCCTCGACTGGCTCGACTATAACGGATTTCACATCATCACGAAGAAAGCGAAGAGCTTTACAGATCGGGACGGACGGACCCGCTTCAAGGGCGATATGGATGTCGAGATCGTGGTCAAGATGCTCGAACTCGCCCTGCATGTCGATCATATGTTGCTCTTCTCCGGCGACGGCGATTTCCGGTCTGCCGTCGAAGCGGTGCAAAAGCTTGGCGTCCGCGTCAGCGTCGTCTCTTCGCTGGCGATCAAGCCAACACTGCTGGCCGATGAACTGCGCCGTCAGGCCGACCATTTCATCGAGATCGACGATCTGGAACGTGAGGTCGGGCGGCCGAAGCGCGAACGGCCGGACTATGGCGACGACGATGACGACTTTGGCTATGACTGA
- a CDS encoding polysaccharide deacetylase family protein: protein MSYDLPPDPAPAGFTWPGGKTLAFSLVVNVEEGAERSILKGDKAPEPVDELLPPIKAPIRVHGNESSYQYGINRGAPRILERLERYGIPATWTICAEALEKAPWLGAAIGARGDEPANHGYRWLFTFNMSEDDERDFVRKGTASIEATTGRKPVGYLSRYLHTDHLRRTLADEGYLYHMDDYSDDFPRWETYQDGTDPIVVLPYAVDSNDMKFWLDPSFTTDMWVDYAKATFDTLLAESKTHGARMMSLGLHLRIIGRPGRIGALDAVLDYITGHDEVWIATREQIAQSFAAAVSP, encoded by the coding sequence ATGTCTTATGATCTGCCCCCCGATCCTGCGCCTGCCGGCTTCACCTGGCCTGGTGGCAAAACACTCGCTTTCTCGCTGGTCGTCAATGTTGAGGAGGGGGCGGAGCGGTCGATCCTGAAGGGCGACAAGGCACCTGAGCCCGTCGACGAATTGCTGCCGCCGATCAAGGCGCCGATTCGGGTGCATGGCAATGAGAGCAGCTATCAGTATGGCATCAATCGCGGTGCGCCGCGTATTCTGGAGCGGCTGGAGCGCTACGGCATTCCGGCGACCTGGACGATCTGCGCCGAAGCGCTGGAGAAAGCGCCTTGGCTCGGCGCGGCGATCGGTGCGCGCGGCGACGAACCCGCCAATCACGGCTATCGCTGGCTGTTTACCTTCAATATGAGTGAAGATGACGAGCGCGACTTCGTGCGCAAGGGAACCGCGAGCATCGAAGCGACGACAGGCCGCAAACCCGTCGGCTATCTGTCGCGCTATCTGCATACGGATCATCTGCGCCGTACACTCGCGGATGAGGGCTACCTCTATCACATGGACGACTATTCGGACGATTTCCCTCGCTGGGAGACGTATCAAGACGGGACCGATCCGATCGTCGTCCTGCCTTATGCGGTCGACAGCAACGATATGAAATTCTGGCTCGACCCCAGTTTCACGACCGACATGTGGGTGGATTATGCCAAAGCGACATTCGACACATTGCTGGCGGAATCAAAGACGCACGGCGCGCGGATGATGAGCCTGGGGCTGCATCTTCGCATCATCGGGCGGCCAGGCCGGATCGGCGCGCTGGACGCGGTGCTGGACTATATCACGGGTCATGACGAAGTCTGGATCGCCACCCGCGAACAGATCGCGCAAAGCTTCGCCGCTGCAGTCAGCCCGTAA
- a CDS encoding DUF4386 domain-containing protein, whose product MADVTVKTGFSPTARLTGIALIATIALGIIMALTVLQDIDINLTADFVATSAAMMEAETSLRVAAYLSILGFALNSLVTIGLFVLLRQTSPVLALWCLCMGVTAAFMTLMGGVFTMNAALLAGNEGLATLADASQRTLLTSLQAATNYTAFHMGLIISSLSMAGYFWLFFKSRQIPSLLSGFGIYASLFVAIAISLRDFVPFLASNAVTGLFMVCNLIALVALGIYLAIWRVRPITG is encoded by the coding sequence ATGGCCGATGTAACAGTGAAGACGGGATTCAGTCCCACCGCCAGATTGACGGGGATCGCCCTGATTGCGACGATCGCACTGGGCATCATTATGGCCCTGACGGTCTTGCAAGATATCGACATCAACCTCACGGCGGATTTCGTCGCCACGTCAGCCGCCATGATGGAGGCGGAGACGTCGTTGCGGGTCGCAGCCTACCTCTCAATTCTGGGCTTTGCGCTCAATAGTCTCGTCACGATCGGTCTGTTTGTGCTGCTGCGCCAGACCAGCCCCGTTCTGGCGCTCTGGTGCCTCTGCATGGGCGTGACAGCCGCTTTCATGACGCTGATGGGCGGAGTTTTCACGATGAATGCGGCCCTTCTGGCCGGGAATGAGGGCCTGGCCACGCTCGCCGATGCGTCGCAGCGGACTTTGCTGACCAGCCTGCAGGCGGCCACCAACTATACCGCGTTTCATATGGGACTGATCATCTCCAGCCTGTCGATGGCGGGCTACTTCTGGCTGTTCTTCAAATCGCGGCAGATCCCGAGCCTTTTGTCAGGCTTCGGCATCTACGCATCGCTCTTCGTCGCCATCGCCATCAGCCTGCGCGACTTCGTGCCCTTCCTCGCCAGCAATGCGGTGACGGGGCTGTTCATGGTCTGCAATCTGATCGCGCTGGTGGCACTCGGCATCTATCTGGCCATCTGGCGCGTGCGCCCGATTACGGGCTGA
- the ppk2 gene encoding polyphosphate kinase 2 yields MDDEKPNLPNGSDSDEIVFARQNAHYDEQAIRHAFETGEYPYDDKLSRKAYERQKRDLQTELLKVQLWTKQTGQKIVLLFEGRDAAGKGGAIKRFTEHLNPRAARVVALEKPTDAERGQWYFQRYIKMLPTAGEMVFFDRSWYNRAGVERAMEFCTPREYLEFMRQAPELERMLVRSGITLFKFWFSVTQEEQRRRFESREHDPLKQWKLSPIDKASLDKWDDYTDAKEAMFYYTDTADAPWTIIKSDDKKRARLNCMMHVLNRLDYPGKDPSVVGDPDPLIVGSSAQVIQGSHRIIDSVMHPKLRDKGSK; encoded by the coding sequence ATGGACGACGAAAAGCCGAACCTGCCAAATGGCAGCGACAGCGATGAGATCGTATTTGCACGTCAGAATGCGCATTATGACGAACAGGCGATCCGTCACGCGTTCGAGACGGGTGAATATCCCTATGACGATAAGCTGTCGCGCAAGGCTTATGAGAGACAGAAGCGCGATCTGCAGACCGAACTGCTGAAGGTTCAGCTCTGGACCAAGCAGACGGGACAGAAGATCGTCCTTTTGTTCGAAGGCCGTGACGCCGCCGGTAAGGGCGGGGCGATCAAACGCTTTACCGAACATCTCAACCCGCGCGCAGCGCGTGTCGTGGCGCTGGAAAAGCCGACGGATGCAGAGCGCGGTCAATGGTATTTTCAGCGCTATATCAAGATGCTGCCGACGGCGGGCGAAATGGTCTTTTTCGATCGCTCCTGGTATAATCGGGCGGGTGTTGAACGCGCGATGGAGTTCTGCACGCCGCGTGAATATCTGGAATTCATGCGCCAGGCCCCTGAACTGGAACGCATGTTGGTGCGGTCTGGTATCACCCTGTTCAAATTCTGGTTTTCAGTGACGCAGGAAGAGCAACGCCGTCGCTTCGAATCGCGCGAGCATGACCCGCTCAAACAATGGAAGCTGTCGCCGATCGACAAGGCCAGTCTTGATAAGTGGGACGACTATACCGACGCCAAGGAAGCCATGTTCTATTATACGGATACGGCCGACGCACCGTGGACCATCATCAAGTCGGACGACAAGAAGCGCGCGCGGCTGAACTGCATGATGCATGTCCTCAACCGGCTCGACTATCCGGGCAAGGATCCTTCCGTCGTCGGCGATCCTGACCCGCTCATTGTCGGCAGTAGTGCTCAGGTCATTCAGGGAAGTCACCGCATCATTGATAGCGTGATGCACCCGAAGCTGCGTGACAAGGGATCCAAATAA
- a CDS encoding class I SAM-dependent methyltransferase: protein MTDKTYDGPPDYRLVGEHGMFPRTTHDEKARFNFLAHLNRHLASRILPGVKTAYETRIEPNNPVPNHRNQVRKQLLKDPLFQHWSAQRRNTMELRQQAGRWVTLRQAEAMNAKARDLTEGDERLELDPDLEIPPYLAKIDHHCMPGSYHDELVPGDVTGPANYDCGIFVTTGGGLGRFNDGGGHAVVKWMKTNRPDFAPKRILDIGGGLGQNVLPIAQAYPDAEVVCLDTGAPSLRYGLARAKEMGVDNVRFVQANAEDMSRYPDGHFDWVQSTMFLHETSVKSMPKIMKESHRVLAPGGICMHVEQPQYSPDMPLYEQAIRDWDAFYNNEPFWTKMHELDLDQWMVDAGFSRDELLHGGVAAVVDAELFPEHANDDVEDYGRKAAWHIVGGEKKAA, encoded by the coding sequence ATGACCGATAAGACATATGATGGCCCGCCCGATTACCGCCTCGTCGGCGAACATGGCATGTTCCCCAGGACGACGCATGACGAAAAGGCGCGCTTCAATTTCCTCGCCCATCTCAACCGTCACTTGGCCAGCCGTATCCTTCCGGGCGTAAAGACCGCATATGAAACGCGCATCGAACCAAACAACCCTGTGCCCAACCATCGCAATCAGGTGCGCAAACAGCTGCTGAAGGACCCGCTCTTCCAGCACTGGTCTGCGCAGCGCCGCAACACGATGGAACTGCGTCAGCAGGCGGGGCGCTGGGTGACGCTGCGTCAGGCCGAGGCGATGAATGCCAAAGCCAGAGATCTGACGGAGGGTGATGAGCGCCTCGAACTCGATCCCGACCTCGAAATTCCACCTTATCTGGCCAAGATCGACCACCACTGCATGCCCGGTTCCTATCATGACGAGCTGGTTCCCGGCGACGTCACCGGTCCGGCCAATTATGATTGCGGCATCTTCGTCACCACGGGCGGTGGGCTGGGCCGTTTTAATGATGGTGGCGGCCATGCGGTCGTCAAATGGATGAAGACCAACCGGCCCGACTTTGCGCCGAAGCGCATTCTCGACATTGGTGGTGGGCTCGGTCAGAACGTCCTGCCGATCGCGCAAGCCTATCCGGACGCTGAGGTCGTGTGCCTCGATACAGGCGCGCCCTCCCTGCGCTATGGGCTCGCCCGCGCAAAGGAGATGGGCGTGGACAATGTCCGCTTTGTCCAGGCCAATGCCGAAGACATGTCACGCTATCCCGATGGTCACTTCGACTGGGTGCAATCCACCATGTTCCTGCACGAAACCAGCGTCAAATCGATGCCGAAGATTATGAAGGAAAGCCACCGCGTACTCGCACCAGGCGGCATCTGCATGCATGTCGAACAGCCCCAATATTCGCCCGACATGCCGCTTTACGAGCAAGCCATTCGCGACTGGGATGCGTTCTACAATAATGAGCCGTTCTGGACGAAGATGCATGAGCTCGATCTGGATCAGTGGATGGTCGATGCAGGTTTTTCCCGCGACGAGCTGCTTCATGGCGGTGTCGCCGCCGTTGTCGACGCGGAACTCTTCCCCGAACATGCCAATGACGATGTCGAGGATTATGGCCGCAAAGCCGCCTGGCACATTGTTGGCGGCGAAAAGAAAGCGGCCTGA
- a CDS encoding uracil-DNA glycosylase — MTTLAMTDCGPEPVVSAEPPYFCRRCPRLFDFLEDCRERLPGHFNGPVPSFGDADPELLVVGLAPGLNGANKTGRPFTGDAAGDLLYPALAKYGFSNDRFAARIDDGLALRRAMITNAVRCVPPQNKPIGAEVNNCRDYLIAQIKSLPRLKVLLCLGKVGHDSTVRALGGKVAREKFGHGTEYQLGGYTVLSSYHCSRYNVNTGRLTEAMFFEIFARAKALLD; from the coding sequence ATGACGACTTTGGCTATGACTGATTGCGGCCCCGAACCGGTCGTGTCCGCAGAGCCGCCTTATTTCTGCCGGCGCTGTCCGCGCCTGTTCGACTTTCTGGAAGATTGTCGGGAACGCCTGCCCGGCCATTTCAATGGACCCGTCCCCAGCTTCGGCGATGCCGATCCCGAACTGCTCGTCGTCGGTCTGGCCCCCGGTTTGAATGGAGCCAACAAGACGGGCCGCCCCTTCACGGGCGATGCGGCGGGGGACCTGCTCTATCCAGCGCTTGCAAAATACGGCTTTTCCAATGACCGGTTCGCGGCCCGGATCGATGACGGTCTGGCGCTGCGCCGCGCCATGATCACCAATGCCGTGCGCTGCGTCCCGCCGCAGAACAAGCCGATCGGCGCGGAAGTCAATAATTGCCGCGATTATCTGATCGCGCAAATAAAGTCGCTACCACGCCTGAAAGTCCTGCTCTGTCTCGGTAAAGTCGGTCATGACAGCACGGTCCGCGCGCTGGGAGGCAAGGTGGCGCGGGAAAAATTCGGGCATGGTACGGAGTATCAACTCGGCGGCTACACGGTGCTGTCAAGCTATCACTGCTCGCGCTACAATGTGAATACGGGCCGTCTGACGGAGGCCATGTTCTTCGAGATTTTCGCGCGGGCGAAAGCGTTGCTGGACTAG
- a CDS encoding HpcH/HpaI aldolase/citrate lyase family protein: MLIPRSLLFVPGNRPERFEKALNSGADLVCIDLEDAVAPDAKADARDAVIAFLKQCRADHVSLRINGPGTADCAADMVAISGLTLPFVMIPKVDTLDELNTITSDAPLIPVIESGLAMLNAAAILSDRRVRMGLFGGGDYAADLGVPMTFEAFHYARSHLAACAAAFEKPIFDVPYLDVHDVAGGEADTRRVADLGIHCRAAIHPKQIDAIHAAYTPSDDDIEKARSLRDAYAAAEGNAALHDGKLIEAPILRAAERVLARAGLL, encoded by the coding sequence ATGCTGATCCCCCGATCCCTTCTCTTCGTTCCCGGCAATCGGCCGGAGCGTTTCGAAAAAGCGCTGAATAGTGGCGCAGATCTTGTCTGTATCGATCTTGAGGATGCGGTTGCACCCGACGCCAAAGCCGATGCCCGCGATGCGGTGATCGCGTTTCTGAAGCAATGCCGCGCCGATCACGTCTCACTGCGGATCAATGGGCCCGGAACGGCAGATTGCGCCGCCGACATGGTGGCTATCAGCGGATTGACTTTGCCATTCGTGATGATCCCGAAGGTCGACACGCTGGACGAATTGAACACTATCACCAGCGACGCGCCGCTGATCCCGGTCATCGAATCGGGTCTGGCCATGCTGAATGCCGCCGCCATTCTCTCTGACAGACGGGTCAGAATGGGCCTTTTCGGGGGTGGGGATTATGCTGCCGATCTGGGCGTGCCCATGACGTTCGAAGCCTTTCACTATGCCCGCAGCCATCTGGCGGCCTGCGCCGCCGCGTTCGAAAAACCTATTTTCGATGTGCCCTATCTGGACGTGCACGATGTGGCGGGCGGTGAAGCCGATACACGCCGTGTGGCGGATCTGGGCATTCACTGCCGGGCCGCGATCCACCCCAAGCAAATTGACGCCATCCATGCGGCCTATACGCCAAGCGATGATGACATCGAAAAAGCCCGGAGCCTGCGCGATGCCTATGCCGCCGCCGAAGGCAATGCCGCACTGCACGACGGAAAGCTGATCGAAGCCCCGATCCTGCGGGCGGCAGAGCGGGTTCTGGCACGGGCTGGACTTCTTTAG
- the purU gene encoding formyltetrahydrofolate deformylase, giving the protein MLSWILALSCDDRPGIVAAVTGLLRDQGGNITEAQQFNDAHSDRFFMRVAFDIADGPAFRNAFTSLAESFTMDWHIRDADRPTRTLILVSKFDHCLVDLLYRTRMNELDIDIVGIISNHPRDAIRISNLHGAPFHHCPVTKETRADQEAAIRQIIDDSGAELIVLARYMQILSDGLARDLAGRCINIHHSFLPGFKGARPYHQAHRRGVKMIGATAHFVTPDLDEGPIIAQGVEAISHADTPDRLIAKGRSIEQRVLARAVKAYSEDRVFMNGQRTVVFD; this is encoded by the coding sequence ATGCTCTCCTGGATCCTGGCCCTCTCTTGCGATGACCGTCCCGGCATTGTGGCTGCCGTTACCGGTCTGCTCCGCGATCAGGGCGGCAATATTACCGAAGCGCAGCAGTTCAACGATGCGCATAGCGACCGTTTTTTCATGCGGGTCGCCTTCGATATTGCCGACGGGCCCGCATTCCGGAACGCCTTCACTTCACTCGCGGAAAGCTTCACCATGGACTGGCACATTCGCGACGCGGACAGACCGACGCGGACGCTTATTCTAGTCTCCAAATTCGATCATTGTCTTGTCGACCTGCTGTACCGGACCCGGATGAACGAGTTGGATATCGACATTGTCGGGATCATTTCCAACCATCCGCGCGATGCGATTCGCATCAGCAATCTGCACGGCGCGCCCTTTCATCACTGTCCGGTTACGAAGGAGACGAGAGCGGATCAGGAGGCTGCCATCCGCCAGATCATCGACGATAGCGGTGCGGAACTGATCGTACTGGCGCGCTACATGCAGATATTATCCGACGGTTTGGCACGCGACCTGGCCGGACGCTGCATCAATATCCATCATAGTTTTTTGCCCGGATTTAAGGGCGCCAGACCCTATCATCAGGCCCATCGGCGCGGCGTGAAAATGATCGGGGCAACAGCCCATTTCGTCACGCCCGACCTCGATGAAGGCCCGATCATCGCACAAGGTGTCGAAGCGATCAGCCATGCCGACACGCCGGACCGTCTGATCGCCAAGGGGCGGAGCATTGAACAGCGTGTCCTCGCCCGCGCCGTGAAAGCCTATTCGGAAGACCGCGTCTTCATGAACGGGCAGCGGACCGTCGTCTTCGACTGA